A region of Thermobifida halotolerans DNA encodes the following proteins:
- a CDS encoding o-succinylbenzoate synthase, whose translation MRGRAFAIPLRTRFRGVTVREGMLVRGAAGWGEFSPFAEYPPAECARWWAACHEAAEVGWPEPVRDRVPVNATVPAVGPEEAARLVAASGCATAKVKVAERGQTEADDLARVEAVRDAIGPSGKVRIDVNGAWDVDTAVRMIRALDRFGLEYVEQPCATVEELALVRRRVAVPVAADESIRRAEDPLRVRDAEAADVVVLKVQPLGGVRAALRLAEACGLPVVVSSAVETSVGLAAGVALAAALPELPYACGLATMRLLEADVSADPLLPLDGALPVRRVEVDEERLSAVEVDAAAWRDRMAAARAEWERPDRPPWP comes from the coding sequence GTGAGGGGGCGGGCGTTCGCCATCCCGCTGCGGACCCGCTTTCGCGGCGTCACCGTGCGCGAGGGGATGCTGGTGCGCGGCGCGGCGGGGTGGGGGGAGTTCTCCCCGTTCGCCGAGTACCCGCCCGCCGAGTGCGCCCGCTGGTGGGCGGCCTGCCACGAGGCCGCCGAGGTCGGCTGGCCCGAGCCGGTGCGCGACCGCGTCCCGGTCAACGCCACGGTCCCGGCCGTGGGCCCGGAGGAGGCGGCGCGCCTCGTCGCCGCCTCCGGCTGTGCCACGGCCAAGGTCAAGGTCGCCGAGCGCGGCCAGACCGAGGCCGACGACCTGGCCCGGGTGGAGGCGGTGCGTGACGCGATCGGCCCCTCGGGGAAGGTGCGGATCGACGTCAACGGCGCGTGGGACGTCGACACCGCGGTGCGCATGATCCGGGCGCTGGACCGCTTCGGGCTGGAGTATGTCGAGCAGCCGTGCGCCACGGTCGAGGAGTTGGCGCTGGTGCGGCGGCGGGTGGCGGTGCCGGTCGCGGCGGACGAGTCGATCCGCCGCGCCGAGGATCCGCTGCGGGTCCGCGACGCCGAGGCCGCCGACGTCGTGGTGCTCAAGGTGCAGCCGCTGGGCGGGGTGCGCGCCGCGCTGCGGCTGGCCGAGGCGTGCGGACTGCCCGTGGTGGTCTCCAGCGCGGTCGAGACCTCGGTGGGGCTGGCCGCCGGCGTGGCGCTGGCCGCGGCCCTGCCCGAACTGCCCTACGCCTGCGGACTGGCCACGATGCGGCTGCTGGAGGCCGACGTGTCCGCCGATCCGCTGCTGCCGCTGGACGGGGCGCTGCCGGTGCGCCGGGTCGAGGTCGACGAGGAGCGGCTGTCCGCCGTGGAGGTCGACGCCGCGGCGTGGCGGGACCGCATGGCCGCGGCGCGCGCCGAGTGGGAGCGCCCCGACCGGCCGCCGTGGCCGTGA
- a CDS encoding GntR family transcriptional regulator, with protein MATDFVRIDPSSKVPPYEQIRAAVANAAATGRLPVGYKLPTVRALAGELSVAVNTAARAYRELEQAGVVETRGRSGTFIAAGGDRQRAEALAAARRYAETVSRLGIAREEAVAIVRAVLHG; from the coding sequence ATGGCGACGGACTTCGTACGCATCGATCCGTCCTCGAAGGTCCCGCCGTACGAGCAGATCCGCGCGGCGGTCGCCAACGCCGCCGCCACCGGTCGGCTGCCCGTCGGCTACAAACTGCCCACGGTGCGCGCCCTGGCCGGTGAACTGTCGGTGGCGGTCAACACCGCGGCACGCGCCTACCGGGAACTGGAGCAGGCGGGGGTGGTCGAGACCCGGGGCCGTTCGGGCACCTTCATCGCGGCGGGCGGCGACCGGCAGCGCGCCGAGGCGCTGGCCGCCGCGCGCCGCTACGCCGAGACCGTCTCCCGGCTGGGTATTGCCCGTGAGGAGGCCGTCGCCATCGTCCGCGCCGTGTTGCACGGCTGA
- a CDS encoding type II toxin-antitoxin system Phd/YefM family antitoxin gives MDELATNELRDQLGRRIDQAHYRGEHTIVKKNGEPRAVLVPYQWWQKHQHSEEATG, from the coding sequence ATGGATGAACTCGCAACAAACGAACTCCGCGACCAACTCGGCCGACGCATCGACCAGGCTCACTACAGGGGAGAGCACACCATCGTGAAGAAGAACGGCGAACCCCGAGCTGTGCTGGTGCCTTACCAGTGGTGGCAAAAGCACCAGCACAGCGAGGAAGCAACGGGC
- a CDS encoding RNA polymerase sigma factor produces MSRTALAASPMTAEVEAASATLDELITRGRSQGHVSLSELRTAFSEAGISPAEGRSILRELSEAGVRLANGEDTTLESVDPGDDEALEAALEATPAETAETADSRPRRGKNRRKKAARTETEVHDSHEADLDDHSPALGDSVHTYLKAIGRRQLLTAEQEVDLAKRIEAGLLAEYKLGLLDGAPEPREMGDTEREELEWIAEDGRRAKAHMLEANLRLVVSVAKKYSDRGMSLLDVVQEGNLGLIRAVEKFDYAKGYKFSTYAMWWIRQAIQRGFADSARTIRLPVHVLELLSKVSRLERDMHQTMGREPTPEELARELDKTPAQIEELLRVTRQPISLDSTIGEDGETRIGDLIEDVDASEASDVVDRQLMADQLRRALDDLEPREATIMSLRFGLLDGRPRTLDEIGKHLGLTRERIRQLEKQSLSKLRHPSRAQQLLDFAS; encoded by the coding sequence ATGTCGCGCACTGCCCTAGCCGCCTCTCCCATGACGGCGGAGGTTGAGGCCGCCTCGGCGACGCTCGACGAGCTGATCACCCGGGGACGTTCCCAGGGACACGTGTCTCTCTCCGAGCTGCGCACCGCGTTCTCCGAGGCCGGGATCAGCCCCGCCGAAGGCCGCTCCATCCTGCGGGAGCTGTCCGAGGCCGGAGTCCGGCTCGCCAACGGCGAGGACACCACACTGGAATCGGTCGATCCCGGCGACGACGAAGCCCTCGAAGCGGCCCTGGAGGCCACGCCCGCCGAGACCGCCGAGACCGCCGACAGCCGCCCCCGCAGGGGCAAGAACCGGAGGAAGAAGGCGGCTCGGACCGAGACCGAGGTCCACGACAGCCACGAGGCCGACCTGGACGACCACTCGCCGGCCCTGGGCGACTCGGTCCACACCTACCTCAAAGCTATCGGACGTCGTCAACTGCTCACCGCCGAGCAGGAGGTCGACCTCGCCAAGCGGATCGAGGCGGGCCTGCTCGCCGAGTACAAGCTGGGACTCCTCGACGGCGCTCCCGAACCCCGGGAGATGGGCGACACCGAGCGCGAGGAGCTGGAGTGGATCGCCGAGGACGGCCGCCGCGCCAAGGCCCACATGCTGGAGGCCAACCTGCGGCTGGTGGTGTCGGTGGCCAAGAAGTACAGCGACCGCGGCATGTCCCTGCTCGACGTCGTGCAGGAGGGCAACCTCGGCCTGATCCGCGCGGTGGAGAAGTTCGACTACGCCAAGGGCTACAAGTTCTCCACCTACGCCATGTGGTGGATCCGCCAGGCCATACAGCGCGGCTTCGCCGACTCGGCGCGCACCATCCGGCTGCCCGTGCACGTCCTGGAGCTGCTGAGCAAGGTCAGCCGTCTGGAGCGGGACATGCACCAGACGATGGGACGCGAGCCCACTCCCGAGGAGCTGGCCCGCGAACTCGACAAGACCCCGGCCCAGATCGAGGAGCTGCTGCGGGTCACCCGCCAGCCGATCAGCCTCGACTCCACGATCGGCGAGGACGGCGAGACCCGGATCGGCGACCTCATCGAGGACGTCGACGCCTCCGAGGCCTCCGATGTGGTGGACCGCCAGCTCATGGCCGACCAGCTGCGCCGCGCGCTCGACGACCTGGAGCCCCGTGAGGCCACCATCATGTCGCTGCGCTTCGGCCTGCTCGACGGACGTCCGCGCACCCTGGACGAGATCGGCAAGCACCTGGGGCTGACCCGCGAACGCATCCGCCAACTGGAGAAGCAGTCCCTGTCCAAACTGCGGCACCCCAGCCGCGCCCAGCAGCTGCTGGACTTCGCGAGCTGA
- a CDS encoding response regulator — MVRVVVAEDQAAVRAGLVMILGTDPDITVVAEAADGQRAVEAALRLRPDVVLMDVRMPRRDGISATRELAAAGVDVLVLTTFDLDEYVFGALRAGAAGFLLKDVEAADLVEAVRTVARGEGMIAPSVTRRLIREFAGTRPRREEVDPALLDRLTGREREVLARVGEGLSNQQIARRLHITETTVKTHVSRILTKLGLRSRVQAAILAREAGLR, encoded by the coding sequence GTGGTCAGGGTCGTGGTGGCCGAGGACCAGGCGGCGGTGCGCGCGGGGCTGGTGATGATCCTGGGGACCGATCCCGACATCACCGTGGTGGCCGAGGCCGCCGACGGGCAGCGGGCCGTGGAGGCGGCCCTGCGCCTGCGGCCCGACGTGGTGCTCATGGACGTGCGCATGCCCCGCAGGGACGGCATCTCCGCCACCCGGGAGCTCGCCGCGGCGGGGGTGGACGTGCTCGTGCTGACCACGTTCGACCTGGACGAGTACGTGTTCGGGGCGCTGCGCGCGGGCGCGGCGGGGTTCTTGCTCAAGGACGTGGAGGCCGCCGACCTGGTCGAGGCGGTGCGCACGGTCGCGCGCGGCGAGGGGATGATCGCGCCGTCGGTGACCCGCAGGCTCATCCGCGAGTTCGCCGGGACCCGGCCGCGGCGGGAGGAGGTGGACCCGGCACTGCTGGACCGGCTCACCGGTCGCGAGCGCGAGGTGCTGGCCCGTGTCGGCGAGGGGCTGTCCAACCAGCAGATCGCGCGCCGCCTGCACATCACCGAGACCACCGTCAAGACCCACGTCAGCCGTATCCTGACCAAACTCGGCCTGCGCAGCCGGGTGCAGGCGGCCATCCTCGCCCGGGAGGCCGGGCTGCGCTGA
- a CDS encoding TetR/AcrR family transcriptional regulator: MSRNNAGLSAELIVTEALRIIDGLGLRNLTMRRLGDALKVEAMAIYHHFPLGKEQLFGAIVEYISDPTRAASPDGAESAEETEEEAQDPGPDERPWDQRLRDWAHDYRAALLRHSGALPLMIHRRPDTVAALRATELHYAAFTEAGLPPQAVPGAAAALDSYVIGAVVHQVRDEGLPSREPAVIDGRFPTVASLRDVETDHDRVFAEGLDALLTGLTARR; encoded by the coding sequence GTGAGCCGAAACAACGCCGGCCTCAGCGCCGAACTCATCGTCACCGAGGCCCTGCGCATCATCGACGGCCTGGGGCTGCGCAACCTCACCATGCGCCGCCTGGGCGACGCCCTCAAGGTCGAGGCGATGGCGATCTACCACCACTTCCCGCTGGGCAAGGAGCAGCTGTTCGGCGCGATCGTGGAGTACATCAGCGATCCCACCCGCGCCGCCTCGCCCGACGGCGCGGAGTCCGCGGAGGAGACCGAAGAGGAGGCGCAGGACCCCGGACCCGACGAGCGCCCCTGGGACCAGCGGCTGCGTGACTGGGCGCACGACTACCGCGCCGCGCTGCTGCGCCACTCGGGCGCCCTGCCGCTGATGATCCACCGCCGTCCCGACACCGTCGCGGCCCTGCGCGCCACCGAACTGCACTACGCGGCGTTCACCGAGGCGGGTCTGCCCCCGCAGGCGGTTCCCGGCGCGGCGGCGGCCCTCGACTCCTACGTGATCGGCGCGGTGGTGCACCAGGTCCGCGACGAGGGGCTGCCCAGCCGCGAACCCGCGGTGATCGACGGGCGCTTCCCCACCGTCGCGTCCCTGCGCGACGTCGAGACCGACCACGACCGCGTCTTCGCCGAGGGCCTCGACGCGCTCCTGACCGGTCTGACCGCCCGCCGCTGA
- a CDS encoding AMP-binding protein, with amino-acid sequence MPNRRPLQAAVGLSPERLTDLVDAALDGRGPALLPVASEVPRPHLRVLLETMRPASVRTPDGVTPLSDGLAVADDTALVIATSGSTGRPKGVELGTAALLAAARASVARIGALPDQPWLCVLPTAHVSGLQVLLRARVLGAPVLHRPFDPAAVMAEAAEHRPHVSLVPTQLRRLLAAGADLSLFRTVLLGGAAAGEDLLRAARQAGARVVTTYGMSETCGGCVYDGLPLDGAAVEVDSEGRIWLSGPMLCDGYRLRPDLTAHHLVERDGRRWLRTGDLGVLEEGRLRVRGRMDDVINTGGHKVVAAEVAALLNRMDAVAEAVVVGRPDPEWGQRVSAVVVPADPAAPPTLEQVRDWVGAHLPRYAAPRELDLRAELPLLASGKPDLRRLGQA; translated from the coding sequence ATGCCGAATCGACGCCCCCTGCAGGCGGCGGTGGGCCTCTCCCCCGAGCGTCTGACCGACCTCGTGGACGCCGCTCTCGACGGACGCGGACCCGCCCTGCTGCCGGTCGCGTCGGAGGTTCCCCGACCGCACCTGCGCGTCCTGCTGGAGACGATGCGCCCGGCGAGCGTGCGCACCCCCGACGGCGTGACCCCCCTGTCCGACGGCCTCGCCGTGGCCGACGACACCGCGCTGGTCATCGCGACCTCCGGGTCCACCGGCCGCCCCAAGGGCGTGGAGCTGGGCACCGCCGCGCTGCTGGCCGCGGCCCGCGCGTCCGTGGCGCGGATCGGCGCGCTGCCCGACCAGCCGTGGCTGTGCGTTCTGCCCACCGCGCACGTCTCCGGCCTGCAGGTGCTGCTGCGTGCCCGGGTCCTGGGCGCGCCGGTGCTGCACCGCCCCTTCGATCCGGCGGCGGTCATGGCCGAGGCCGCCGAACACCGCCCGCACGTGTCGCTGGTGCCCACCCAGCTGCGCCGCCTGCTGGCCGCGGGCGCGGACCTGTCGCTGTTTCGCACCGTGCTGCTGGGCGGCGCCGCGGCGGGAGAGGACCTGCTGCGCGCCGCCCGGCAGGCGGGGGCGCGCGTGGTCACCACCTACGGCATGAGTGAGACCTGCGGCGGCTGCGTCTACGACGGCCTGCCCCTGGACGGGGCCGCGGTCGAGGTGGACTCGGAAGGGCGGATCTGGCTGTCGGGGCCGATGCTGTGCGACGGCTACCGGCTGCGTCCCGACCTGACCGCCCACCACCTGGTGGAGCGGGACGGCCGCCGCTGGCTGCGCACCGGCGACCTGGGCGTGCTGGAGGAGGGGCGGCTGCGGGTGCGGGGCCGGATGGACGACGTCATCAACACCGGCGGGCACAAGGTGGTGGCCGCCGAGGTGGCGGCCCTGCTGAACCGGATGGACGCGGTCGCCGAGGCCGTGGTGGTGGGCCGTCCCGACCCCGAGTGGGGGCAGCGGGTCAGCGCCGTGGTCGTCCCCGCCGACCCGGCCGCGCCCCCGACCCTGGAGCAGGTCCGCGACTGGGTGGGCGCGCACCTGCCGCGCTACGCCGCCCCCCGGGAACTCGACCTCCGCGCCGAACTGCCGCTCCTGGCCTCGGGCAAACCGGACCTGCGCCGCCTGGGTCAGGCCTGA
- a CDS encoding helix-turn-helix transcriptional regulator has translation MDNDVRALRTARGWSQQALGERLGVSRQTVNAIEKGRYDPSLPLAIRIARLFRRPVEEIFHADEEQATSA, from the coding sequence ATGGACAACGACGTTCGCGCGTTGCGCACCGCGCGGGGCTGGTCCCAGCAGGCCCTCGGCGAACGGCTCGGGGTCTCACGGCAGACGGTCAACGCCATCGAGAAGGGCCGCTACGACCCCTCGCTGCCGCTGGCGATCCGCATCGCGCGCCTCTTCCGACGACCCGTGGAGGAGATCTTCCATGCAGACGAAGAACAGGCGACGTCGGCCTGA
- a CDS encoding tetratricopeptide repeat protein: MSRAEEVPAFQGGEDVKSETPASPAALGDTEAALLCDQARDLAEAGHLERAAARYERVVAQAGPRHRARAALGLAVVRERSGDTAAARRADETAIATEDTEFAPRAAYHLALLCEGEGDAEAAADAWRTVLALGNERYLAVAHHGLARLAESRGDRDAARGHWQRALDAPADPETVAEAARDHAERLLERGAVAEAAEAVSRGLAARETPALRVLLGALHVERAIAEFDAALSDGSGALDPDSAAVAHELLARLLAVRGDAETAERVWHGGLTHRDGEVAALVRARLRRGFLEPDPETAERTGEAESWWDPYLEAAVASDSAPLLAGELFVALSRMHALLAVRQADGAASATELRAALAGALRVGDDYVWGRALHDDLRGRLRRADGSA, translated from the coding sequence ATGAGCCGGGCAGAAGAAGTCCCCGCCTTTCAGGGCGGGGAGGACGTCAAGTCCGAAACCCCCGCGTCCCCCGCCGCACTCGGCGACACCGAGGCCGCCCTCCTGTGCGACCAGGCCCGGGACCTGGCCGAGGCGGGGCACCTGGAACGCGCGGCCGCGCGGTACGAGCGCGTGGTGGCCCAGGCCGGACCCCGACACCGGGCGCGGGCCGCGCTGGGGCTGGCCGTGGTGCGCGAGCGGAGCGGCGACACCGCCGCCGCGCGGCGCGCCGACGAGACCGCGATCGCCACCGAAGACACGGAGTTCGCGCCGCGCGCCGCCTACCACCTGGCGCTGCTGTGCGAGGGCGAGGGAGACGCCGAGGCGGCGGCCGACGCCTGGCGCACCGTGCTGGCCCTCGGCAACGAGCGCTACCTGGCGGTGGCCCACCACGGGCTGGCGCGGCTGGCCGAGTCGCGCGGTGACCGCGACGCCGCGCGCGGCCACTGGCAGCGGGCGCTGGACGCGCCCGCAGACCCCGAGACGGTGGCCGAGGCGGCCCGCGACCACGCCGAGCGGCTGCTGGAGCGCGGCGCGGTCGCCGAGGCCGCCGAAGCCGTCTCTCGGGGGCTGGCGGCTCGGGAGACGCCCGCGCTGCGGGTGCTGCTGGGCGCGCTGCACGTGGAGCGGGCCATCGCCGAGTTCGACGCGGCCCTGTCGGACGGTTCCGGAGCGCTCGACCCGGACAGCGCGGCGGTCGCCCACGAGCTGCTGGCGCGGCTGCTCGCCGTGCGCGGCGACGCGGAGACGGCCGAGCGCGTGTGGCACGGCGGCCTGACGCACCGCGACGGCGAGGTCGCCGCGCTGGTCCGCGCGCGGCTGCGGCGCGGCTTCCTGGAGCCCGACCCCGAGACCGCCGAGCGGACCGGCGAGGCCGAGTCCTGGTGGGACCCCTACCTGGAGGCGGCGGTGGCCTCCGACAGCGCGCCGCTGCTCGCCGGGGAGTTGTTCGTGGCCCTCAGCCGGATGCACGCCCTGCTGGCGGTGCGGCAGGCGGACGGGGCCGCCTCCGCGACGGAACTGCGCGCCGCGCTCGCCGGGGCGCTGCGGGTGGGAGACGACTACGTGTGGGGCCGCGCGCTCCACGACGACCTCCGCGGGCGGCTGCGCCGCGCCGACGGCTCCGCCTGA
- a CDS encoding sensor histidine kinase, with translation MRQARVELLDREALGGLSRLGSLLWAAANLAVGLLLWVLGVFVHRDGVDPRWLLVPLTVVCAALPLRRTRPGTGLAVATAGLAVDAAVLGPSVWPVVVYGDLLYAAAVWGGSRLVHGVVAAVTAGGVATLGLGGFLVRSMLVADGLLGLLQLIGLYTLVFVTPLTGGLSVRAHRARAELERQRAAQIARLAELDRANAVAAERARMARELHDVVANHLSAVAVQSTAALALRDFDPERVRGVLRVVRDNSVRGLAEMRRMIEVLRAGDRPDPEPVAPRLGEAGRLVAVARDAGLDVVLDGVEDVGELPARVDAAAYRIVQECLTNALRYAAPQRVRIVVGRAGASDGAVGLLVVEAVNPVAESAQHAVPEGLGAGAGLAGMRERAALLGGRLRAGPDGDGSWRVRAELPVEP, from the coding sequence GTGCGACAGGCCCGGGTGGAGTTACTGGACCGCGAGGCGCTGGGCGGTCTCTCGCGGCTGGGCAGCCTGCTGTGGGCGGCGGCCAACCTGGCGGTGGGACTGCTGCTGTGGGTCCTGGGGGTGTTCGTGCACCGGGACGGGGTCGATCCGCGCTGGCTGCTGGTCCCCCTGACGGTGGTGTGCGCGGCTCTGCCGCTGCGGCGCACCCGCCCCGGGACCGGGCTGGCGGTGGCCACGGCGGGGCTGGCCGTGGACGCGGCGGTGCTGGGACCGTCGGTGTGGCCGGTGGTCGTCTACGGCGACCTGCTGTACGCGGCGGCGGTGTGGGGCGGCTCCCGACTCGTCCACGGGGTGGTCGCCGCGGTCACCGCGGGCGGCGTGGCGACGCTGGGCCTCGGCGGTTTCCTGGTCCGCTCCATGCTGGTCGCCGACGGCCTGCTCGGGCTGCTGCAACTGATCGGCCTCTACACCCTGGTGTTCGTCACACCGCTGACGGGCGGGCTGAGCGTGCGCGCCCACCGGGCACGGGCCGAGCTGGAACGCCAGCGGGCCGCCCAGATCGCGCGGCTGGCCGAACTGGACCGGGCCAACGCGGTCGCGGCGGAGCGTGCGCGGATGGCTCGCGAACTGCACGACGTCGTCGCCAACCACCTCAGCGCGGTGGCCGTGCAGTCCACCGCGGCGCTGGCGCTGCGCGACTTCGACCCCGAGCGGGTGCGCGGCGTGCTGCGGGTGGTACGGGACAACAGCGTGCGGGGGCTGGCGGAGATGCGCCGGATGATCGAGGTGCTGCGCGCGGGGGACCGCCCGGATCCGGAACCGGTCGCCCCCCGACTGGGCGAGGCCGGTCGGCTGGTCGCCGTCGCGCGGGACGCGGGTCTCGACGTGGTGCTCGACGGTGTGGAGGACGTCGGTGAGCTGCCCGCGCGGGTGGACGCGGCGGCCTACCGGATCGTGCAGGAGTGCCTGACCAACGCGCTGCGCTACGCCGCGCCCCAACGGGTCCGGATCGTGGTGGGCCGCGCGGGCGCGTCCGATGGTGCGGTCGGGCTTCTGGTGGTGGAGGCGGTCAATCCGGTCGCGGAGTCGGCGCAGCACGCCGTGCCCGAGGGGCTGGGCGCGGGCGCGGGACTGGCCGGGATGCGGGAGCGGGCCGCGCTGCTGGGCGGCCGTCTCCGCGCGGGGCCCGACGGCGACGGGAGTTGGCGGGTGCGCGCCGAGTTGCCGGTCGAGCCGTGA
- the menB gene encoding 1,4-dihydroxy-2-naphthoyl-CoA synthase, giving the protein MGSVVDWKRSGDYTDIIYETAEGIAKITINRPEVHNAFRPQTLFELQQAFNVARDDSSVGVIIFTGAGDRAFCSGGDQKIRGDDGYLGDDEVARQGIGRLNVLDLQVQIRRLPKPVICMVAGYSIGGGNVLQVCCDLTIAADNARFGQTGPKVGSFDGGYGSWLLAETVGLKKAREIWYLCRQYSAEEALQMGMVNAVVPLERLEEETVAWARELLEKSPLALRMLKGALNAVSDGAAGMQQFAGDATMLYYMSEEAQEGRDAFKEKRRPEFDKFPRRP; this is encoded by the coding sequence GTGGGCAGCGTGGTGGACTGGAAGCGGTCCGGGGACTACACCGACATCATCTACGAGACCGCCGAGGGTATCGCCAAGATCACCATCAACCGCCCGGAGGTGCACAACGCCTTCCGTCCGCAGACCCTGTTCGAGTTGCAGCAGGCCTTCAACGTGGCCCGTGACGACTCCTCGGTCGGCGTGATCATCTTCACCGGCGCCGGTGACAGGGCGTTCTGCTCCGGAGGCGACCAGAAGATCCGCGGCGACGACGGCTACCTGGGTGACGACGAGGTGGCCCGGCAGGGCATCGGCCGACTCAACGTGCTCGACCTGCAGGTGCAGATCCGGCGCCTGCCCAAGCCGGTCATCTGCATGGTCGCGGGGTACTCGATCGGCGGCGGCAACGTCCTGCAGGTCTGCTGCGACCTGACCATCGCCGCCGACAACGCCCGGTTCGGCCAGACCGGTCCCAAGGTCGGCTCCTTCGATGGCGGCTACGGCTCCTGGCTGCTGGCCGAGACCGTGGGCCTGAAGAAGGCGCGCGAGATCTGGTACCTGTGCCGCCAGTACAGCGCCGAGGAGGCGCTGCAGATGGGCATGGTCAACGCGGTGGTGCCGCTGGAGCGGCTCGAGGAGGAGACCGTCGCCTGGGCGCGGGAGCTGCTGGAGAAGTCGCCGCTGGCGCTGCGCATGCTCAAGGGGGCGCTGAACGCGGTCAGCGACGGCGCGGCGGGGATGCAGCAGTTCGCCGGGGACGCCACCATGCTCTACTACATGAGCGAGGAGGCGCAGGAGGGCCGCGACGCCTTCAAGGAGAAGCGCCGTCCCGAGTTCGACAAGTTCCCGCGCCGTCCGTGA
- a CDS encoding endonuclease V produces MPHVFPEPAREELRPSDPSEARAVQDRLAPRVRTEPLDPGGVRLVAGLDVSYGATELVAAAAVLDAATLEVVAQATVRAAPSFPYVPGLLAFRELPPLLTVLERLDVEPDVYVCDGYGLAHPRRFGLACHLGVLLDRPVLGVAKTAFVGRCAEPGPARGSAADLVDGGEVVGRCLRVQDGVKPVYVSVGHRVDLDSACALVLRLSPRYRICEPIRRADRLSRRELAATPDGKHP; encoded by the coding sequence ATGCCGCATGTGTTTCCGGAACCGGCCCGGGAGGAACTCCGGCCCTCCGACCCGTCCGAGGCGCGCGCTGTGCAGGACCGGCTGGCCCCCCGGGTGCGGACCGAACCGCTCGACCCCGGCGGGGTGCGGCTGGTGGCGGGACTGGACGTCAGCTACGGCGCGACCGAACTGGTGGCGGCCGCGGCCGTGCTGGACGCCGCGACGCTGGAGGTCGTGGCACAGGCCACCGTGCGGGCCGCGCCGTCCTTCCCCTACGTTCCCGGACTGCTCGCGTTCCGGGAGCTGCCGCCGCTGCTGACCGTGCTGGAGCGGCTGGACGTCGAGCCCGACGTCTACGTCTGCGACGGCTACGGGCTGGCGCATCCGCGCCGGTTCGGGCTCGCCTGCCACCTGGGCGTGCTGCTGGACCGGCCGGTGCTCGGCGTGGCCAAGACCGCGTTCGTGGGCCGCTGTGCCGAGCCCGGTCCCGCCCGCGGGTCGGCTGCCGACCTGGTCGACGGCGGCGAGGTGGTGGGGCGCTGCCTGCGGGTCCAGGACGGCGTCAAACCGGTGTACGTCTCCGTCGGGCACCGCGTGGACCTGGACTCCGCCTGCGCGCTGGTGCTGCGCCTGTCCCCGAGGTACCGGATCTGCGAGCCGATCCGCCGCGCCGACCGGTTGTCCCGGAGGGAGCTGGCGGCCACCCCCGATGGAAAACACCCTTGA